One stretch of Azoarcus sp. KH32C DNA includes these proteins:
- a CDS encoding 4Fe-4S dicluster domain-containing protein has protein sequence MSIAYPQFHASRCTRYRFRYSECNRCEEACPHAAITLSDEGARLDPTRCQNCALCVSACRTAAWQAETFKPIELLRQAIRQETFSFACAPSGLAADAVVPCLGAIDAVTLAYLAKRHIPVTLHGAGQCTGCTHAPRGAEQLALNLEGCKVLMAAAAPQDSAWALPTVANDAAPERIRARPDFVAGRRQLFRRLLGRGMDEVAQSAAAIEVSRPIVDKAIRASAYVLPEQRELLQIVCNTRDGQACDVPLHDALPLMGLELRAGCSACEACFRVCPTGAIQIDESPAHWQLQFVADRCVGCQVCLEVCQPRVLDAEAAFDARPERPARILHTLSKQRCARCDRHFVSPRPEETCPICRDDEDAFDAIFG, from the coding sequence ATGAGTATCGCGTATCCGCAATTCCACGCCAGCCGCTGTACGCGTTATCGCTTCCGCTACAGTGAGTGCAACCGCTGCGAGGAGGCCTGTCCGCACGCGGCGATCACGCTCTCCGACGAAGGGGCCAGGCTCGATCCGACGCGCTGCCAGAACTGCGCGCTGTGCGTCAGCGCATGTCGGACCGCCGCCTGGCAAGCCGAAACCTTCAAGCCGATCGAACTGCTGCGGCAGGCGATCAGGCAGGAGACGTTTTCTTTCGCATGTGCGCCTTCGGGGTTGGCGGCGGACGCGGTCGTGCCCTGTCTGGGCGCAATCGACGCGGTGACGCTGGCGTATCTGGCCAAACGGCATATCCCGGTGACTCTGCACGGGGCCGGCCAGTGCACCGGTTGCACGCATGCGCCGCGCGGCGCGGAGCAGCTCGCGTTGAACCTCGAGGGATGCAAGGTGCTGATGGCCGCCGCAGCGCCGCAGGACTCGGCGTGGGCGCTTCCGACCGTCGCAAACGACGCTGCGCCGGAGCGCATTCGCGCGCGCCCCGATTTTGTCGCAGGCCGCCGGCAGCTATTCCGCCGCCTGCTCGGCCGCGGCATGGATGAGGTCGCGCAAAGCGCCGCAGCAATTGAGGTTTCACGGCCGATTGTCGACAAGGCAATTCGTGCCAGTGCCTACGTCCTTCCTGAACAGCGCGAGTTGCTGCAGATCGTCTGCAATACCCGCGATGGGCAGGCCTGCGACGTGCCATTGCATGACGCGCTGCCGCTGATGGGGCTCGAACTGCGTGCCGGCTGCAGCGCATGCGAAGCCTGCTTCCGTGTGTGTCCCACCGGGGCGATCCAGATCGACGAGAGCCCGGCCCATTGGCAACTGCAGTTCGTGGCCGACCGGTGCGTCGGCTGTCAGGTTTGCCTCGAGGTCTGCCAGCCACGCGTACTCGACGCTGAAGCGGCATTCGATGCGCGACCGGAGAGGCCCGCGCGGATCCTGCACACCCTGTCCAAACAGCGCTGCGCGCGCTGTGACCGCCATTTCGTGTCACCGCGCCCCGAAGAGACCTGCCCGATCTGTCGCGACGACGAGGATGCGTTCGACGCAATCTTCGGCTGA
- a CDS encoding alpha/beta fold hydrolase encodes MEKTNLIMLPGLLNDANLFAHQAGGLANLVAVTVGDLTRSDSIAALAADVLAQAPAGPFMLLGMSMGGYVAFEIMRQAGERVRALALLSTTARPDTPEATAGREELIKLSETDFPAVIEKLLARMAHPDHANTPEVGGMFQSMATELGREVFVRQERAIIGRPDSRASLAAIRCPTLVICGEQDQLTPPEVHEEIVEGIPGAQLVRIEECGHLSPLEQPEKVTTLVHDWLYELLGSPERSPN; translated from the coding sequence ATGGAGAAAACGAACCTCATCATGCTGCCCGGCCTGCTCAACGACGCGAACCTGTTCGCGCACCAGGCCGGCGGCTTGGCGAACCTGGTGGCCGTGACGGTCGGCGACTTGACGCGTTCGGACTCGATTGCCGCGCTCGCCGCCGACGTCCTGGCCCAGGCGCCGGCGGGGCCGTTCATGCTTCTCGGGATGTCGATGGGCGGCTACGTCGCGTTCGAGATCATGCGCCAGGCAGGGGAAAGGGTGCGGGCCTTGGCGCTCTTGAGCACCACTGCCCGCCCCGACACTCCTGAGGCCACGGCAGGCCGTGAGGAGCTGATCAAGCTCTCCGAAACCGACTTCCCCGCGGTCATCGAGAAGCTGCTGGCGCGGATGGCGCACCCGGATCACGCCAACACACCCGAGGTGGGCGGCATGTTCCAGTCGATGGCGACCGAACTGGGGCGCGAGGTCTTCGTGCGCCAGGAACGCGCGATCATCGGGCGCCCGGACAGCCGCGCTAGCCTCGCTGCCATCCGGTGCCCGACGCTCGTGATCTGCGGAGAGCAGGACCAGCTCACGCCGCCCGAGGTGCACGAAGAGATCGTGGAGGGCATCCCGGGGGCGCAGCTTGTGCGCATCGAGGAGTGCGGCCACCTTTCCCCGCTCGAGCAACCGGAAAAGGTGACGACGCTCGTGCACGACTGGCTGTACGAACTCCTCGGTTCTCCGGAAAGGAGTCCGAACTGA
- a CDS encoding DUF3309 domain-containing protein — MTLGTILLIVLVIALIGAIPTWPYSRGWGYAPSGGLGLVVLILLILWLMGRL, encoded by the coding sequence ATGACGCTCGGAACAATCCTGTTGATCGTCCTGGTCATCGCGCTGATCGGCGCGATTCCGACCTGGCCCTACAGTCGGGGCTGGGGATACGCCCCCAGCGGCGGGTTGGGCCTTGTGGTCCTGATCCTGCTCATCCTGTGGCTAATGGGCAGGTTATAG
- a CDS encoding LysR family transcriptional regulator translates to MNPNSELAFFCLLVKQGSLAATAREMNLTPPAVTKRLAQIEERLGVRLLNRTTRRLSLTNEGEVYFANAQRILGDIEEMESLVSGSRAVPKGLLRVNAPLGFGRSYIGPAISAFTKRYPDVEVQLQLTDRPVSLPDEAIDVAIRFGEIPDSRLIAKKIAANRRLLCASPLYLKSHGRPESPADLARHECIVLRQNESAYGMWRLSRGKQGETVKVRGKLSTNDGEVALNWALDGLGILMRAEWDVAKYLRSGRLEHLLPDYETPAADIYAVYLERLNLSAKVSFFIDHLREFLSTHADSPESRKSRW, encoded by the coding sequence ATGAATCCCAACTCCGAGCTGGCTTTCTTCTGCCTGCTGGTGAAGCAGGGGAGCCTCGCGGCCACCGCGCGCGAGATGAACCTCACCCCGCCGGCGGTGACGAAGCGCCTCGCGCAGATTGAGGAACGCCTCGGCGTGCGACTCCTGAACCGCACGACGCGCCGGCTGAGCCTGACGAACGAAGGCGAGGTCTACTTCGCGAACGCGCAGCGCATCCTCGGCGACATCGAGGAAATGGAAAGCCTCGTGTCCGGCAGCCGCGCGGTGCCGAAGGGCCTGCTGCGCGTGAATGCGCCGCTGGGTTTCGGGCGCTCCTACATCGGGCCGGCGATCTCGGCCTTCACGAAGCGCTACCCCGACGTCGAAGTCCAGCTCCAGCTCACCGACCGTCCGGTGAGCCTCCCCGACGAGGCCATCGACGTCGCGATCCGCTTCGGCGAGATCCCCGATTCACGGCTGATCGCGAAGAAGATCGCGGCCAACCGCCGGCTGCTGTGTGCGTCGCCCCTCTACCTGAAGTCGCACGGCAGGCCGGAAAGCCCGGCGGATCTTGCCCGTCACGAATGCATCGTGCTGCGGCAGAACGAGTCGGCCTACGGCATGTGGCGGCTGAGCCGCGGCAAGCAGGGCGAAACGGTGAAGGTCCGCGGCAAGCTCAGCACCAACGACGGCGAGGTCGCCCTGAACTGGGCGCTCGACGGGCTCGGCATCCTGATGCGTGCGGAGTGGGACGTCGCGAAATATCTGCGCAGCGGGCGGTTGGAACACCTGCTGCCCGACTACGAGACGCCTGCAGCCGACATCTATGCCGTCTATCTCGAGCGACTGAACCTGTCCGCGAAGGTCTCGTTCTTCATTGATCACCTGCGTGAATTTCTGAGCACCCATGCCGACAGCCCCGAGAGCCGCAAGTCGCGGTGGTGA
- a CDS encoding MFS transporter, which produces MVPFIMLLYFIAYIDRVNIGFAALTMKEDLGFTASILGFGAGIFFWGYFLFEVPSNIVLHKVGARLWIARVMVTWGIISGGMAFIEGPTSFYVMRFLLGAAEAGFFPGIILYLSYWFPARHRAGVTAFFMAAAPISTALGSPISAALLEMNGFMGFQGWQWMFILEAIPALILGVLVFFYMTDKPEQAKWLKDDERAWLVKAMNEENASKADNAKHGILSGLANPKVLALAMIYFGTSAGLYTLGIWAPQIIKQLGVSSMTVGFLNAIPPIVSVVAMVLWSRHSDRTGERTWHVILACLAAATGLVVAGGANSIVGLIAALTLVNIGISCAKPPLWSMPTTFLSGAAAATGIATINSIGNLGGFAGPAMIGWVKDQTGSFTGGLYFVAGLLVLSAFLTLMLARSQKPQAVTAQVATH; this is translated from the coding sequence ATCGTGCCCTTCATCATGCTGTTGTACTTCATCGCCTACATCGACCGGGTCAACATCGGCTTCGCCGCCTTGACCATGAAGGAAGATCTGGGCTTTACCGCGTCGATCCTCGGCTTTGGCGCGGGCATCTTCTTCTGGGGCTACTTCCTGTTCGAAGTGCCCTCCAACATTGTGCTGCACAAGGTCGGCGCGCGTCTGTGGATCGCCCGGGTCATGGTGACCTGGGGGATCATTTCGGGCGGCATGGCCTTCATCGAGGGGCCGACCAGCTTCTATGTGATGCGCTTCCTGCTCGGGGCTGCGGAGGCGGGCTTCTTCCCCGGGATCATCCTGTATCTCAGCTATTGGTTCCCGGCCCGCCATCGCGCCGGCGTGACCGCATTCTTCATGGCTGCGGCACCGATCTCCACCGCGCTGGGCTCTCCGATCTCCGCCGCGCTGCTGGAAATGAACGGCTTCATGGGCTTCCAAGGCTGGCAGTGGATGTTCATCCTCGAAGCCATTCCCGCCCTGATCCTCGGCGTGCTCGTCTTCTTCTACATGACCGACAAGCCCGAGCAGGCGAAGTGGCTGAAGGACGACGAACGCGCCTGGCTGGTCAAGGCCATGAACGAGGAAAACGCCAGCAAGGCGGACAACGCCAAGCACGGCATCCTCAGCGGCCTCGCCAATCCCAAGGTGCTGGCGCTGGCGATGATCTACTTCGGTACGTCCGCCGGTCTCTATACCCTCGGCATCTGGGCGCCGCAGATCATCAAGCAGCTCGGGGTGTCATCGATGACCGTCGGCTTCCTCAATGCCATCCCGCCGATCGTTTCGGTGGTGGCCATGGTCCTCTGGTCGCGTCATTCCGATCGCACCGGCGAGCGCACCTGGCACGTCATCCTGGCCTGCCTGGCAGCGGCGACCGGCCTCGTGGTTGCCGGCGGCGCCAATTCCATCGTCGGCCTGATTGCCGCGCTGACCCTGGTCAACATCGGTATCAGCTGCGCCAAGCCGCCGCTGTGGAGCATGCCGACCACGTTCCTGTCCGGCGCCGCGGCCGCCACCGGCATCGCCACCATCAACTCGATCGGGAACCTCGGCGGATTTGCCGGCCCGGCGATGATCGGCTGGGTCAAGGACCAGACCGGCAGCTTCACAGGCGGCCTGTACTTCGTCGCCGGCCTGCTCGTGCTCTCGGCCTTCCTCACCCTGATGCTGGCCCGTTCCCAGAAGCCGCAGGCGGTGACCGCCCAAGTGGCCACGCACTGA
- the ttdA gene encoding L(+)-tartrate dehydratase subunit alpha: MDKEAAVQSLTDTMAKFTSYIGKRLPTDVKQKLADLRTLETNPLAKAIYDSMDENQQAADKLDRPSCQDTGVIQYFISAGAKFPLLGELEEILQNATLGATTLGPLRHNAVETFDEKNTGTNTGSKIPWLDWEIVPDSDTATIDVYMAGGGCTLPGKATVLMPGQGYEGVTEFVFDVITSRGVNACPPLLVGVGVSTSVETAARLSKRAILRPVNSKNPNANAALMEELLEEGLNEVGIGPQGLTGNNSVMGVNIESSARHPSTIGVAVSTGCWAHRRGKIRFNADLSYEILSHEGVVL; encoded by the coding sequence ATGGATAAGGAAGCCGCAGTTCAGTCCCTGACGGACACGATGGCCAAATTCACGTCCTACATCGGCAAGCGTCTGCCGACCGACGTGAAGCAGAAACTCGCCGACCTTCGCACCCTGGAAACCAACCCGCTCGCGAAGGCCATCTACGACTCGATGGACGAGAACCAGCAAGCCGCCGACAAGCTCGACCGGCCAAGCTGCCAGGACACTGGCGTGATCCAGTACTTCATCTCCGCCGGCGCGAAGTTCCCGCTGCTGGGCGAGCTCGAAGAGATCCTGCAGAACGCGACCCTCGGCGCCACGACGCTGGGCCCGCTGCGCCACAACGCCGTCGAGACCTTCGACGAGAAGAACACCGGCACCAACACCGGCTCGAAGATTCCCTGGCTGGATTGGGAGATCGTACCGGATTCCGACACCGCGACGATCGACGTGTACATGGCCGGCGGCGGCTGCACGCTGCCGGGCAAGGCGACCGTGCTGATGCCGGGCCAAGGCTACGAGGGTGTCACCGAATTCGTGTTCGACGTCATCACCTCGCGCGGCGTCAATGCCTGCCCGCCGCTGCTGGTCGGCGTGGGCGTGTCGACCTCGGTCGAGACCGCGGCGCGGCTGTCGAAGCGCGCGATCCTGCGGCCGGTCAATTCGAAGAACCCCAACGCGAACGCCGCGCTGATGGAAGAGCTGCTCGAAGAGGGGCTTAACGAAGTCGGCATCGGCCCGCAGGGGCTCACCGGAAACAACAGCGTGATGGGCGTGAACATCGAGTCCTCCGCCCGCCACCCCTCGACGATCGGCGTCGCCGTCTCGACCGGCTGCTGGGCGCATCGCCGCGGCAAGATTCGCTTCAACGCCGACCTGTCCTACGAAATCCTGTCCCACGAAGGAGTGGTGCTGTGA
- the ttdB gene encoding L(+)-tartrate dehydratase subunit beta, whose translation MKKILQTPIRDEDLESLNVGDVVYLTGHLVTCRDVAHRRLIEQKRELPVDLKGGAIFHAGPIVRKKDDGKFEMVSIGPTTSMRMEKFEREFIKQTGVKLIVGKGGMGPETTAGCQEGKAVHAIFPGGCAVLAATKVEEIERAEWQDLGMPETLWVNRVKEFGPLIISIDTKGNNLIEKNKESFNAKKAPVMERIFSQVKFIK comes from the coding sequence GTGAAAAAGATCCTGCAAACCCCGATCCGCGACGAAGATCTCGAATCCCTGAACGTCGGCGATGTCGTCTATCTCACCGGCCACCTCGTCACCTGCCGCGACGTCGCCCACCGGCGCCTCATCGAGCAGAAGCGCGAGCTGCCCGTCGATCTGAAGGGCGGCGCGATCTTCCACGCCGGCCCGATCGTGCGCAAGAAGGACGACGGCAAGTTCGAAATGGTCTCGATCGGTCCGACCACCAGCATGCGGATGGAGAAGTTCGAGCGCGAGTTCATCAAGCAGACCGGCGTGAAGCTGATCGTCGGCAAGGGCGGCATGGGCCCCGAAACGACGGCGGGCTGCCAGGAAGGCAAAGCGGTCCATGCGATCTTCCCCGGCGGCTGCGCGGTGCTCGCGGCAACCAAGGTCGAGGAGATCGAGCGCGCCGAGTGGCAAGACCTCGGGATGCCGGAAACGCTGTGGGTCAACCGCGTGAAGGAATTCGGGCCGCTGATCATCTCCATCGACACTAAGGGCAACAACCTGATCGAGAAGAACAAGGAGAGCTTCAACGCGAAGAAGGCGCCCGTGATGGAGAGAATCTTCAGTCAGGTGAAGTTCATCAAGTAA
- a CDS encoding DUF2502 domain-containing protein, translating to MKKTLLAAALATLPLFAGAVDLNINVPSVRIDAPGVSITFGARNERGYYWDGGEWRDPVYWRRHDGPRGEKYYTGRGKGAHHDGGFCPPGQAKKGNC from the coding sequence ATGAAGAAAACCCTGCTCGCCGCCGCGCTCGCAACACTTCCGCTGTTTGCCGGCGCGGTCGATCTCAACATCAACGTCCCCTCCGTTCGCATCGACGCCCCGGGCGTGTCGATCACGTTCGGCGCCCGCAACGAGCGCGGCTACTACTGGGACGGCGGCGAGTGGCGTGACCCGGTTTACTGGCGCCGTCACGACGGCCCCCGCGGCGAAAAGTATTACACCGGCCGGGGCAAAGGGGCGCACCACGACGGCGGCTTCTGCCCGCCGGGGCAGGCCAAGAAGGGCAACTGCTGA
- a CDS encoding acyl-CoA dehydrogenase produces MSDYIAPVKDMRFVMDEIVGLDAIAALPGCEEATPDMADAILEEAAKFASGVLAPLNRSGDTQGCKLGPEGVITAEGWKEAYKAFCEAGWNGLASPTGYGGQGLPETIGIAVKEMVSSANLSFSLGPLLTSGAVAALLTCASDELKAIYLEKMISGEWTGTMNLTEPNAGSDLALIRSRAEPQADGSYRVFGQKIFITYGDHDMTDNIVHLVLARLPDAPAGVKGISLFLVPKFLVGADGSLGERNDAYCVSIEHKLGIHASPTCVMAFGDNGGAVGYLLGEANRGLEYMFIMMNEARMGVGLQGVALGERAYQQALGYARERKQGRDAVTGEALVTIDKHPDVRRMLMLMKSRVEACRAITYFTAGLLDRAHAGTDPEQRKCDLFLAELLIPVVKGGGTEMAVEVTSLGIQVHGGMGFIEETGAAQHWRDSRITTIYEGTTGIQANDLIFRKLMRDQGATAKVVFGEVRGTAKDLLASMRPELRAIGRHLLAAAQAWSDATEWVLGNARSNASAALTAAVPYLNLAVVVCGGWMMGRAALAAAAHLDKEEGDQRFYRNKIATAGFYADQLLTQADAWCKVVTTGDAAILGVGDELFE; encoded by the coding sequence ATGAGCGATTACATCGCCCCGGTGAAGGACATGCGTTTCGTGATGGACGAAATCGTCGGTCTCGACGCCATCGCAGCGCTTCCCGGCTGTGAAGAAGCCACGCCCGACATGGCAGATGCCATCCTCGAGGAGGCGGCCAAGTTCGCCAGCGGCGTGCTGGCTCCGCTCAACCGCAGCGGTGACACCCAGGGTTGCAAGCTCGGACCGGAAGGCGTGATCACCGCCGAGGGCTGGAAGGAAGCCTACAAGGCCTTCTGCGAAGCCGGCTGGAACGGCTTGGCCTCGCCGACGGGGTACGGCGGGCAAGGACTGCCGGAAACCATCGGCATCGCCGTCAAGGAAATGGTTTCGTCCGCCAACCTGTCCTTTTCGCTCGGCCCGCTGCTGACCAGCGGTGCCGTCGCCGCCCTGCTGACCTGCGCGAGCGACGAATTGAAGGCCATCTACCTGGAGAAGATGATTTCCGGCGAGTGGACCGGCACGATGAACCTGACCGAACCGAACGCCGGTTCCGACCTGGCCCTGATCCGCAGCCGCGCCGAGCCGCAGGCCGATGGCAGCTACCGCGTCTTCGGCCAGAAGATCTTCATCACCTATGGCGACCACGACATGACGGACAACATCGTCCATCTCGTCCTCGCCCGCCTGCCGGACGCCCCGGCCGGCGTGAAGGGCATCTCGCTCTTCCTGGTGCCGAAGTTCCTGGTGGGCGCCGACGGCTCGCTCGGCGAACGCAACGACGCCTACTGCGTGTCGATCGAGCACAAGCTCGGCATCCACGCCAGCCCGACCTGCGTCATGGCCTTCGGGGACAACGGCGGTGCGGTCGGCTATCTGCTGGGCGAGGCGAACCGCGGCCTGGAATACATGTTCATCATGATGAACGAAGCCCGCATGGGCGTCGGCCTGCAGGGCGTCGCCCTCGGCGAGCGCGCCTACCAGCAGGCTCTCGGCTACGCCCGCGAACGCAAGCAGGGCAGGGATGCCGTGACGGGCGAGGCGCTCGTCACCATCGACAAGCATCCGGACGTCCGCCGCATGCTGATGCTGATGAAGTCGCGCGTCGAAGCCTGCCGCGCCATCACCTACTTCACTGCCGGGCTGCTCGACCGTGCTCACGCCGGCACCGACCCGGAGCAGAGGAAGTGCGACCTGTTCCTGGCCGAACTGCTGATTCCGGTGGTCAAAGGCGGCGGCACCGAGATGGCGGTCGAGGTGACCTCGCTGGGTATCCAGGTGCATGGCGGGATGGGCTTCATCGAGGAGACCGGTGCCGCGCAGCACTGGCGCGATTCCCGCATCACGACGATCTACGAGGGCACCACCGGCATCCAGGCCAACGACCTGATTTTCCGCAAGCTGATGCGCGATCAGGGCGCGACCGCCAAGGTCGTCTTCGGCGAAGTGCGTGGCACAGCCAAGGATCTGCTGGCTTCCATGCGGCCGGAACTGCGCGCCATTGGCCGCCATCTGCTGGCCGCGGCGCAGGCGTGGTCCGATGCCACCGAGTGGGTGCTGGGCAACGCCAGGTCGAATGCTTCCGCCGCGCTGACCGCGGCCGTTCCCTATCTCAATCTCGCCGTCGTCGTCTGCGGCGGCTGGATGATGGGCAGGGCAGCCCTGGCGGCGGCCGCCCACCTCGACAAGGAAGAGGGCGACCAGCGCTTCTATCGGAACAAGATCGCGACCGCCGGCTTCTACGCTGATCAACTGCTGACCCAGGCCGACGCTTGGTGCAAAGTGGTGACGACCGGCGACGCCGCAATCCTCGGGGTTGGTGACGAGCTGTTCGAATAA
- a CDS encoding acetyl-CoA C-acyltransferase produces the protein MSKQIQDAYIVAATRLPVAKRNGMFRNARPDDMLAHAIRSVVAQVPGVDPARIGDVIVGCAMPEAEQGMNVARIGALLAGLPNTVPGMTINRFCSSGLQAVADAANQIRLGLADVMIAAGTESMSVMSNMMGNKVTPNPAFFSDENLGIAYGMGLTAEKVAQQWGIGREAQDAFAEASHRKACAAIAAGHFKAEISPFTVRDYKPDLATGEVRQRDRTPTDDEGARADISIEKLAKLRPVFHAKGSVTAGNASQMSDGAGAVMLVSEKVLKEHNLTPLARFAGFAVGGVAPEIMGIGPIVAIPKVLQQVGIRKEDLDWIELNEAFAAQALAVIQELDLDPSKINPQGGAIALGHPLGATGAIRTATLVHGMRRTGGKYGMVSMCIGTGMGAAGIFERL, from the coding sequence ATGAGCAAACAGATTCAGGACGCCTACATCGTCGCCGCGACCCGTCTGCCGGTGGCCAAGCGCAACGGCATGTTCAGGAACGCCCGGCCGGACGACATGCTGGCCCACGCCATCCGCTCGGTGGTTGCACAGGTGCCGGGCGTGGATCCGGCCCGTATCGGTGACGTCATCGTCGGCTGCGCCATGCCCGAAGCAGAGCAGGGCATGAACGTCGCCCGCATCGGCGCGCTGCTCGCCGGCCTGCCGAATACCGTCCCGGGCATGACGATCAACCGCTTCTGCTCCTCCGGCCTGCAGGCCGTGGCCGATGCCGCCAATCAGATCCGTCTCGGCCTCGCCGACGTGATGATCGCCGCCGGCACCGAGTCGATGAGCGTCATGTCGAACATGATGGGCAACAAGGTGACGCCCAACCCGGCCTTCTTCTCCGACGAAAACCTCGGCATCGCTTACGGCATGGGCCTGACCGCCGAGAAGGTCGCGCAGCAGTGGGGCATCGGCCGCGAGGCGCAGGATGCCTTTGCCGAAGCGTCCCATCGCAAGGCCTGCGCCGCGATTGCCGCCGGCCATTTCAAGGCCGAGATCTCGCCCTTCACGGTGCGCGACTACAAGCCCGATCTCGCAACCGGCGAAGTCCGCCAGCGCGACCGCACGCCGACCGACGACGAAGGCGCACGCGCGGACATTTCCATCGAGAAGCTTGCCAAGCTGCGCCCGGTCTTCCACGCCAAGGGCTCGGTCACGGCGGGTAACGCCTCGCAGATGTCCGACGGCGCCGGTGCGGTGATGCTGGTCTCGGAGAAGGTCCTGAAGGAACACAACCTGACGCCGCTCGCCCGCTTCGCCGGCTTTGCCGTCGGCGGGGTGGCGCCGGAGATCATGGGCATCGGGCCGATCGTGGCAATTCCGAAGGTGCTGCAGCAAGTCGGCATCCGCAAGGAAGACCTCGACTGGATCGAACTGAATGAGGCCTTTGCCGCACAGGCCCTGGCCGTGATCCAGGAGCTCGACCTCGATCCGTCGAAGATCAACCCGCAGGGCGGCGCGATCGCGCTCGGCCACCCGCTCGGCGCCACCGGCGCCATCCGCACGGCGACGTTGGTGCACGGCATGCGCCGCACCGGCGGCAAGTACGGGATGGTCAGCATGTGCATCGGCACCGGCATGGGTGCCGCCGGCATCTTCGAACGTCTCTGA